One genomic segment of Dehalogenimonas alkenigignens includes these proteins:
- a CDS encoding M42 family metallopeptidase: protein MDAIEQLLKDLTEASGVPGYEGDIQKIMESRLKPVGDVSRDRLGSVICAKRGSAGGPRILLAAHMDEIGFMVKLINKDGFIKFVPLGGWPNQHLPAQRVRIETSAGPVTGVICGPPPHLLPEAERGKSFDKKELFIDIGATSREEAIGAGVRVGDPVVPDSSFKVLSMKEPTYAAKAFDDRVGCALLIAVMEKLAGVEHKNTVFGVGTVQEEVGLRGATTSVEVVKPDVAIILDIGPIGDVPGIKPDESTTKLGGGPTLLVYDTRMIPNLKLRDLVIRTADELNIPLQLDTLEFGGYDGGAVHLHDRGVPTVVIAIPTRHAHSHNSIIRRSDFDHALRLVGELIVRLDGEAVSGLCD from the coding sequence ATGGATGCCATCGAACAACTGCTCAAGGACCTGACGGAAGCCAGCGGGGTGCCGGGGTATGAGGGGGATATACAAAAGATCATGGAAAGCCGGCTTAAGCCGGTCGGTGATGTGTCAAGAGACCGGCTGGGCAGCGTCATTTGTGCCAAACGCGGGAGCGCCGGAGGCCCCAGGATACTTCTCGCGGCACATATGGACGAGATCGGATTCATGGTGAAACTGATCAATAAGGACGGTTTCATCAAATTCGTGCCCCTCGGCGGCTGGCCGAACCAGCACCTCCCGGCGCAGCGAGTGCGCATTGAAACATCAGCCGGGCCGGTCACGGGCGTTATCTGCGGGCCGCCGCCGCACCTGCTGCCGGAGGCGGAGCGCGGCAAGTCCTTCGATAAAAAGGAGCTGTTCATCGATATCGGCGCGACTTCGCGGGAAGAGGCCATCGGAGCGGGTGTCCGCGTCGGCGATCCGGTGGTGCCTGACAGTTCCTTCAAGGTGCTTTCGATGAAAGAGCCGACCTATGCGGCCAAGGCTTTTGACGACCGGGTGGGCTGCGCGCTATTGATCGCGGTTATGGAAAAGCTGGCGGGGGTTGAACATAAAAATACGGTTTTCGGCGTCGGCACGGTGCAGGAAGAAGTCGGTTTGCGCGGCGCCACGACCAGCGTCGAAGTGGTTAAACCCGATGTGGCCATTATCCTGGACATCGGGCCGATCGGCGATGTGCCGGGCATCAAACCTGACGAATCGACAACGAAACTCGGCGGCGGACCGACGCTTTTGGTCTACGATACCAGGATGATCCCGAACCTGAAGCTCCGCGATCTGGTTATCAGGACCGCCGACGAACTCAATATCCCCCTTCAGCTCGATACTCTGGAATTCGGCGGGTACGACGGCGGCGCCGTTCACCTTCACGACCGGGGGGTGCCCACCGTCGTCATCGCCATACCCACCCGCCACGCCCACAGCCATAACTCCATCATCCGGAGGAGCGATTTCGATCACGCCCTCAGACTGGTCGGCGAATTGATTGTAAGGCTCGACGGGGAGGCGGTTTCCGGCCTGTGCGACTGA